A DNA window from Coffea arabica cultivar ET-39 chromosome 6c, Coffea Arabica ET-39 HiFi, whole genome shotgun sequence contains the following coding sequences:
- the LOC113691623 gene encoding uncharacterized protein isoform X2: MVGIMATVSRDKISSLINSVKFDANIPSKLEHLRSLSDELSNADSVLLSKFLSPLLDLLSDRFSPVRKFTAEMIGDIGLKFAESIPEIVPVLIPVLKDDTPAVARQAIRCGMEIFRYVLFKVALQGMYSNELDTSLESSWSWMLKFRDEICSLAFKPGSDGRRLLALKFMETVVLLYTPDPNGSSDPPADLDSEASVKEFNISWLRGGHPILNIGDLSVEASQSLGLLLDQLRFPTVKSLNNLIIIMLINSLSAIASKRPAFYGRILPVLLGLDPSSSSGKGVHHALKSAFLSCLNCTHPGAVPWRDRLIDALRELKAVGVAEHAAIELASQNSGSLERKNDSLITQDRKPTSKALDDIRNDASRKRTGMEESTDLLEDKMSVKRMKSVPVTSDGSTNDLSSDQGRVPSGGSGACKMEEDSGPVQQLVGMFGALVAQGEKAIASLEILISSISADLLAEVVIANMRNFPSNRPQIEGDNEQLFGRGSCPGMSGSNSEFDNLTLLLTNLLSQSSAVSQKDGGMDSLPSAANELELRGTSGNTDVPGMSYVMEEASVPTTTPASSGGHVPCDTENGGSGTPSDVIDVGNEESDIPGLDLPVPNDELVITSLGSTELKDASQEQVSSLARSSLELLPSVSTDRSEELSPRATVTDLSCVNSLSATSSGLSTQLLLPKISAPVISLSDDQLDNLQKPILLRITDTYKQIATAGGSQVCLSVLAYLGVKFPLDLEPWKLLQTHILSDYVNHEGHELTLRVLYRLYGEAEEDHDFVSSTTAKSVYEMFLLTVAETLRDSFPWPDKCLNRLLVEVPYLPDSILKLLEGMCSPGGSNKDNNNPERVRQGLSIVWSLILLRPPIRDACLTIALKSAIHPVEEVRDKALRLVVNKLYPQPSMSRQIEAFAWEVLVSAANANTALESCDADGANAEFKDSDMGKPSNELPVVGTSSKGLSAVTDSFSISESISSSLLAEGQRRMALYFAICTKNHSLFRQIFVIYESTSKAVKQAVLHHIPKLVRAIGPSPELLQILPDPPTGSMELVMQVLHTLIDGTTPSSELLSTIKKLYDTKVKDVEILILILPFLPKDEVLAMFPHLVNSPLEKFQLALARVLQGSSSFCPAITPAEALIAIHGIDPERDGIPLKKVTEACNTCFEQRQIFTQQVLAKVLNQLVEQTPLPLLFMRTVLQAIGAFPSLVDYIMEILSRLVQKQIWKYPKLWVGFIKCAFLTKPESFGVLLQLPPAHLENVLHRTPALRDPLIAHASQPHIKSSLPRSVLVVLGLASDFHNSDLTKPTHSETGELGKSEHTHSSHAQSEETSKSDKEVVTDKSKESSDAT; the protein is encoded by the exons ATGGTAGGAATAATGGCGACAGTTTCCAGAGACAAAATCTCGAGTCTCATAAACTCGGTGAAGTTTGACGCTAATATTCCTTCGAAGCTGGAACACTTGCGCTCGCTGAGCGACGAACTCTCGAATGCCGATTCtgtcttgctctccaagtttctcTCCCCTCTTCTGGACCTCCTCTCCGACCGCTTCAGTCCCGTTCGTAAATTCACTGCCGA GATGATTGGCGACATTGGATTGAAGTTTGCAGAATCCATACCTGAAATAGTACCTGTATTAATACCTGTGTTGAAGGATGATACCCCAGCGGTTGCTCGACAGGCTATTAGGTGTGGTATGGAGATTTTTCGCTATGTTCTATTCAAAGTTGCGCTCCAG GGAATGTATTCAAACGAGTTGGATACTTCTCTGGAATCATCTTGGTCATGGATGCTAAAGTTTCGCGATGAGATATGCTCGTTGGCATTTAAG CCAGGAAGTGATGGGAGAAGGTTGCTTGCACTGAAGTTTATGGAAACAGTTGTTCTACTCTATACACCTGATCCTAATGGCTCCTCAGATCCACCTGCTGATCTAGATTCAGAAG CCAGTGTTAAAGAATTTAACATATCATGGCTTCGAGGGGGTCATCCTATactaaatattggagatttgtCAGTTGAAGCAAGTCAGAGTTTGGGTCTGCTGCTCGATCAGTTGAGATTTCCAACAGTAAAGTCACTGAACAACTTGATTATCATTATGCTTATCAACAG TCTCTCTGCAATTGCAAGTAAAAGGCCTGCATTTTATGGACGTATTCTGCCAGTTTTACTTGGTTTGGACCCTTCAAGCTCCAGTGGCAAAGGGGTGCATCATGCTTTGAAGAGTGCCTTCCTCTCTTGCTTGAATTGTACTCATCCGGGTGCTGTCCCG TGGCGTGATCGCTTAATTGATGCTCTGAGAGAATTAAAAGCTGTAGGAGTGGCAGAACATGCTGCTATAGAACTAGCTTCACAAAATAGTGGAAGTTTAGAGAGGAAAAATGATTCTTTAATAACCCAG GATCGAAAACCTACAAGCAAGGCCCTTGATGATATACGCAATGACGCCAGCAGGAAAAGAACAGGAATGGAAGAAAGTACTGATCTACTTGAGGATAAAATGTCTGTAAAACGCATGAAATCTGTGCCTGTCACCTCTGATGGATCAACAAATGATTTAAGTTCTGACCAGGGCAGAGTTCCTTCTGGTGGATCTGGGGCTTGTAAAATGGAAGAAGACAGTGGCCCTGTCCAACAACTTGTTGGTATGTTTGGTGCATTGGTTGCTCAAGGAGAAAAAGCTATTGCATCATTAGAGATTCTCATCTCTAGTATATCAGCTGACTTGCTTGCTGAAGTTGTAATTGCTAACATgcgaaattttccttcaaatcgCCCTCAAATTGAAGGAGATAATGAGCAGTTGTTTGGCAGAGGGTCTTGTCCTGGCATGTCAGGAAGCAATTCTGAGTTTGATAATTTAACATTGCTTCTCACCAACCTTCTTTCACAATCTAGTGCTGTCTCACAGAAAGATGGTGGGATGGATTCTCTACCTTCTGCAGCAAATGAGCTTGAG CTAAGAGGGACCTCGGGTAATACTGATGTCCCTGGTATGAGCTATGTGATGGAAGAGGCTTCGGTGCCTACAACTACTCCAGCTTCTTCAGGTGGACATGTCCCATGTGACACAGAGAATGGTGGTTCAGGGACGCCTTCTGATGTTATTGATGTTGGGAATGAAGAGAGTGACATACCTGGTCTAGATTTACCTGTTCCCAACGATGAATTAGTTATTACTTCTTTGGGTTCAACTGAATTGAAGGATGCAAGTCAAGAACAAGTTAGTAGTCTAGCTAGGTCATCACTAGAATTACTTCCTTCAGTGTCAACTGATAGGTCTGAGGAACTTAGCCCTAGAGCTACAGTCACAGACCTAAGCTGTGTCAACTCCTTAAGTGCAACTTCTTCTGGGTTATCGACACAGTTGCTTTTGCCCAAGATTTCTGCCCCAGTTATAAGTCTTAGTGATGACCAGCTAGATAACTTACAGAAGCCAATTCTCTTGCGCATAACTGATACTTACAAGCAAATAGCTACCGCTGGAGGTTCTCAAGTCTGCCTTTCTGTACTTGCTTATTTAGGAGTTAAG TTTCCATTGGATTTAGAGCCATGGAAGTTACTACAAACACATATACTGTCTGACTATGTAAATCATGAG GGGCACGAGTTGACTTTGCGTGTCCTCTACAGGTTATATGGTGAAGCAGAAGAGGACCACGACTTTGTTTCCTCAACCACTGCTAAATCTGTATATGAGATGTTTCTTCTTACCGTG GCAGAAACATTAAGGGATTCTTTTCCATGGCCTGACAAATGTCTAAATAGATTGCTTGTTGAAGTTCCTTACCTGCCCgattccattttgaaattgcttGAGGGCATGTGTTCCCCTGGTGGCAGTAACAAAGATAACAACAATCCGGAACGAGTTCGGCAAGGTCTTAGTATTGTATGGAGTCTGATTTTGTTGAGGCCTCCTATTCGAGATGCCTGCCTAACAATTGctttgaag AGTGCAATTCATCCGGTTGAAGAAGTGCGAGATAAGGCCTTACGTCTG GTGGTGAACAAGCTTTATCCTCAGCCTTCAATGTCACGGCAAATAGAAGCTTTTGCCTGGGAGGTGTTGGTATCAGCTGCAAATGCCAATACTGCACTGGAGTCATGTGATGCTGATGGAGCTAATGCTGAATTTAAG GATTCTGATATGGGAAAACCATCAAATGAACTTCCTGTTGTTGGTACCTCTTCCAAAGGGTTATCAGCAGTCACCGATTCATTTTCAATATCTGAAAGTATATCGTCCTCCTTACTAGCTGAGGGGCAGCGACGCATGGCTCTGTATTTTGCAATTTGTACAAAG AATCACTCCCTCTTTCGCCAAATATTTGTTATTTATGAGAGTACATCCAAGGCTGTAAAGCAG GCAGTATTACACCACATCCCAAAGCTTGTTCGAGCAATTGGCCCGTCGCCTGAGCTTCTTCAAATCTTACCTGATCCACCAACTGGAAGCATGGAGCTTGTGATGCAG GTTTTACACACATTGATAGATGGGACAACGCCTTCCTCGGAATTGTTATCTACCATTAAGAAGTTGTATGATACTAAAGTAAAG GATGTAGAGATTCTAATTCTCATACTGCCATTTTTGCCAAAAGATGAG GTTTTGGCAATGTTTCCACATCTCGTGAATTCCCCATTGGAGAAGTTTCAGCTTGCCCTTGCACGTGTGCTTCAG GGGTCTTCTAGTTTCTGTCCGGCAATAACTCCAGCTGAAGCTTTGATTGCAATCCATGGAATTGATCCAGAAAGAGATGGGATCCCTTTGAAGAAG GTTACGGAAGCGTGTAATACTTGTTTTGAGCAGCGACAGATCTTCACTCAGCAAGTTCTTGCAAAGGTCTTGAATCAATTG GTTGAGCAGACTCCCCTTCCCCTATTATTTATGCGCACGGTGCTGCAGGCAATTGGTGCTTTTCCATCACTG GTGGACTATATAATGGAAATCCTTTCTCGCCTTGTACAGAAGCAG ATATGGAAGTATCCAAAGCTATGGGTCGGATTCATTAAGTGTGCTTTTTTGACAAAACCAGAATCTTTTGGTGTCTTGCTTCAG CTTCCACCAGCACACCTGGAAAATGTATTACATAGAACGCCAGCTCTAAGGGATCCCTTGATTGCACATGCTAGCCAACCACATATTAaatcatcactcccaag GTCTGTACTAGTGGTGCTAGGATTAGCTTCCGACTTTCATAATTCAGATTTGACAAAACCAACCCATTCTGAGACAGGAGAGTTGGGCAAGTCGGAACATACACACTCAAGTCATGCTCAAAGTGAAGAGACTAGCAAGTCTGATAAGGAGGTGGTGACTGACAAGTCAAAGGAATCATCTGATGCAACTTGA